The following are from one region of the Microbacterium sp. cx-55 genome:
- a CDS encoding primosomal protein N', whose translation MARVLLDSPLPQLDRLFDYAVPPDLDADAQPGVRVKVPLRSAGRMIDGFVVERAWSEPSQRPLSELDSVISPVPVLPGGLYELARKVADRAAGSASDVLRLAVPKRMVRAEKSWLLREPPTAPVVAPEVVRAAEDVLDAFPTLRPGLTDRERMALDAPPRPVVIGEGRTVGAWAVLVAAAAAVTLAAGRSVVIVVPDHRDQEQVVSALEGKLPVDAVVPVDARQSGPARYAAYLRTLSDAPCVVVGNRSAVYAPVAALGLVVIWDDGDPLLAEPLSPGVHARDAALVRQELEASALLILGHTRTTDVERLVGLGWLRDVPARRRQSPRVVLTATSDAPTQARIPSSAFAAVREALASGPVLVQVARPGYAPVVVCSSCRHPARCVHCTGPLRVRGHGRAPECGWCGRGIAGWVCPHCSATEMRLASSGSERTADELGRAFPNTRVILADRDHALLRVDARPALVVATRGAEPVADGGYRAVLLLDGDRMLLAEDLRITESCLRWWSNAAALAAPGSPVMLTGVAGAVARALATWTQPAYARSELAERAPLKMPPTVRVAVVEGTRPAVDGALSALARDVHELTADAVVGPVPIPSDDVPRVRALVRFDYAHGRAVAQTLRASVVAEAVAGRRSRAKGRAAVAARNTLRVRVDVPDPDL comes from the coding sequence ATCGCCCGTGTGCTGCTGGACAGCCCGCTGCCCCAGCTCGACCGCCTGTTCGACTACGCGGTCCCGCCCGACCTCGATGCGGACGCGCAGCCCGGCGTGCGGGTGAAGGTTCCGCTGCGCAGCGCGGGCCGGATGATCGACGGCTTCGTGGTCGAACGCGCCTGGTCTGAGCCGAGTCAGCGCCCGCTCTCCGAGCTCGACTCCGTCATCTCGCCGGTGCCGGTGCTGCCGGGCGGGCTGTACGAGCTGGCGCGGAAGGTTGCCGACCGGGCGGCGGGGTCCGCATCCGATGTCCTCCGACTCGCGGTACCGAAGCGGATGGTGCGAGCTGAGAAGTCCTGGCTGCTGCGGGAGCCGCCGACGGCGCCCGTCGTCGCGCCCGAGGTGGTGCGCGCCGCCGAAGACGTGCTCGACGCATTCCCGACGCTGCGCCCCGGGTTAACGGATCGCGAGCGAATGGCGCTCGACGCACCGCCCCGACCCGTCGTCATCGGGGAGGGTCGCACGGTCGGGGCGTGGGCCGTGCTCGTCGCGGCGGCCGCAGCGGTCACCCTCGCGGCCGGCCGCAGCGTCGTCATTGTGGTGCCGGATCACCGCGACCAGGAGCAGGTCGTTTCCGCGCTCGAGGGCAAGCTGCCGGTCGACGCGGTTGTGCCCGTCGACGCGCGCCAGTCCGGGCCGGCGCGGTATGCGGCGTACCTCCGCACCCTCAGCGATGCCCCCTGCGTCGTCGTCGGCAATCGGTCGGCGGTGTACGCCCCCGTCGCGGCGCTCGGGCTCGTCGTGATCTGGGACGACGGCGATCCGCTGCTCGCCGAACCGCTGAGTCCGGGCGTGCACGCCCGGGACGCCGCACTCGTCCGTCAGGAGCTGGAGGCATCGGCGCTGCTCATCCTCGGGCACACCCGCACGACCGACGTGGAGCGTCTGGTGGGCCTGGGCTGGCTCCGCGACGTGCCCGCGCGCCGTCGGCAGTCTCCGCGCGTCGTGCTGACCGCCACATCCGACGCGCCCACCCAGGCACGGATCCCCTCCAGCGCGTTCGCGGCGGTGCGGGAGGCCCTCGCCTCCGGTCCGGTGCTCGTCCAGGTCGCGCGGCCGGGATACGCACCGGTGGTCGTGTGCTCGTCGTGCCGGCATCCGGCGCGCTGCGTGCACTGCACCGGCCCGCTGCGCGTGCGGGGGCACGGGCGCGCCCCCGAGTGCGGTTGGTGCGGCCGCGGAATCGCGGGTTGGGTCTGCCCGCACTGCTCGGCGACCGAGATGCGCCTCGCCTCCTCGGGCAGTGAGCGCACCGCCGACGAACTCGGCCGGGCCTTCCCGAACACCCGGGTCATCCTCGCCGACCGCGACCATGCCCTGCTGCGCGTCGACGCGCGCCCCGCCCTCGTCGTCGCGACGCGCGGCGCCGAACCGGTCGCCGACGGCGGGTACCGCGCCGTTCTCCTCCTCGACGGCGACCGGATGCTGCTCGCCGAGGACCTGCGGATCACGGAGTCCTGCCTGCGCTGGTGGTCGAACGCCGCTGCCCTCGCGGCTCCCGGCTCTCCCGTGATGCTAACGGGGGTGGCGGGCGCCGTCGCCCGCGCCCTGGCGACCTGGACCCAGCCCGCCTATGCCCGATCCGAGTTGGCGGAGCGCGCCCCGCTGAAGATGCCGCCGACCGTTCGCGTGGCGGTCGTCGAAGGAACCCGCCCGGCCGTGGACGGCGCTCTCTCGGCGCTCGCCCGCGATGTGCACGAACTCACCGCCGACGCGGTCGTGGGCCCGGTGCCGATCCCGAGCGACGACGTCCCGCGGGTGCGCGCTCTCGTCCGATTCGACTACGCGCACGGACGAGCCGTGGCCCAGACCCTTCGCGCATCGGTCGTCGCCGAGGCGGTCGCCGGGCGCCGCAGCCGGGCGAAGGGACGGGCCGCGGTTGCGGCGCGCAATACACTCAGAGTGCGGGTCGACGTGCCCGACCCCGATCTGTGA
- the metK gene encoding methionine adenosyltransferase yields MTDLRLFTSESVTEGHPDKICDQISDSILDAIIADDPAGRVAVETLVTTGLVHVAGEVSTRAYVEIPAIVRDVVNRIGYTSSDTGFDGDSCGVSVSIGAQSSDIAAGVNQAFEQREGRSIDPRDEQGAGDQGIMFGFATTETPQYMPMAAWTAHRMAERLADARRSGELSFLRPDGKTQVTLGYDGHVPKTVESVVLSTQHHPDISQEDLRAQVRAAVIDPVLASTGLDLPDVQYYINPAGPFVTGGPKGDAGLTGRKIIIDTYGGASRHGGGAFSGKDPSKVDRSAAYAMRWVAKNAVAAGLADRLEVQVAYAIGKASPVGLYVESFGTAHVDDDKITRAILDVFDLRPKAIIDQLDLLRPIYAATAAYGHFGRELPDFTWERLDRVEELRAAAGL; encoded by the coding sequence ATGACCGACCTGCGCCTGTTCACCTCCGAGTCCGTCACCGAGGGGCACCCCGACAAGATCTGCGACCAGATCTCGGACAGCATCCTCGACGCGATCATCGCCGACGATCCCGCCGGCCGTGTCGCGGTCGAGACTCTCGTCACGACCGGGCTCGTGCACGTCGCGGGTGAAGTGTCGACGCGTGCGTACGTCGAGATTCCGGCGATCGTGCGCGACGTCGTGAACCGCATCGGCTACACCTCCAGCGACACCGGCTTCGACGGTGATTCCTGCGGGGTGAGCGTGTCGATCGGCGCGCAGTCCTCCGACATCGCCGCCGGAGTGAACCAGGCGTTCGAGCAGCGCGAGGGCCGGTCGATCGACCCGCGCGACGAACAGGGCGCCGGCGACCAGGGCATCATGTTCGGTTTCGCCACCACCGAAACGCCGCAGTACATGCCGATGGCCGCGTGGACGGCCCACCGGATGGCGGAGCGGCTCGCCGATGCGCGGCGCTCGGGCGAGCTGTCCTTCCTACGCCCCGACGGCAAGACGCAGGTGACACTCGGCTACGACGGGCACGTGCCGAAGACGGTGGAGTCCGTGGTGCTCTCGACCCAGCACCACCCCGACATCAGCCAGGAAGACCTGCGCGCCCAGGTGCGCGCCGCGGTGATCGACCCGGTGCTCGCCTCGACCGGACTCGACCTCCCCGACGTGCAGTACTACATCAACCCGGCGGGCCCCTTCGTCACCGGCGGCCCGAAGGGCGACGCCGGACTCACCGGTCGCAAAATCATCATCGACACCTACGGCGGGGCATCCCGCCACGGCGGCGGCGCCTTCAGCGGCAAGGATCCCTCGAAGGTCGACCGCTCCGCCGCCTACGCCATGCGCTGGGTCGCGAAGAACGCCGTCGCGGCGGGTCTCGCCGACCGTCTCGAGGTGCAGGTCGCGTACGCCATCGGCAAAGCGAGCCCCGTCGGACTCTACGTCGAGAGCTTCGGAACGGCCCACGTCGACGACGACAAGATCACGCGCGCGATCCTCGACGTCTTCGATCTCCGCCCCAAGGCGATCATCGACCAGCTCGACCTGCTGCGCCCGATCTATGCCGCGACCGCGGCGTACGGGCACTTCGGGCGCGAGCTACCTGATTTCACCTGGGAGCGCCTCGACCGCGTCGAGGAGTTGCGCGCCGCTGCCGGGCTCTGA
- the rpoZ gene encoding DNA-directed RNA polymerase subunit omega yields MAGTNQGIIEPPIDSLLEKVDSKYQLVIYASKRARQINDYYSDLHEGNLFDNVGPLVDSTIEDKPLTIAMHEIHEDKLRLRHAE; encoded by the coding sequence ATGGCAGGAACCAACCAGGGCATCATCGAGCCCCCCATCGACAGCCTTCTCGAAAAGGTCGACTCGAAGTACCAGCTCGTGATCTACGCATCCAAGCGCGCGCGTCAGATCAACGACTACTACTCCGACCTGCACGAGGGAAACCTCTTCGACAACGTGGGTCCGCTGGTGGACTCGACGATCGAGGACAAGCCCCTCACCATCGCGATGCACGAGATCCACGAGGACAAGCTGCGTCTGCGGCACGCCGAGTAA
- the gmk gene encoding guanylate kinase — protein sequence MVDKQTPPEVDRAAASRKAVAARRARASLKRDIATRVVSPQEVLRRADTDSLSPAGTLRITDFLTALPAIGESKRERILAELGISNVKRLAGLGVRQRRALDTWLEGRFPEPRPRGARSRLIVLAGPTAVGKGTVATHIQEHHPEILLSVSATTRTPRPSEVDGQHYFFVDDAGFDDLIARGELLEYATVHNAHRYGTPRAPIDKALAEGRTVLLEIDLQGARQVREAAPDATLVFLLPPSWDELVHRLVGRGTEDDEERARRLRTARVELASQHEFDYRVVNADVAEAAREVVELAQASSRAS from the coding sequence GTGGTTGACAAGCAGACACCCCCCGAGGTCGACCGCGCGGCGGCGTCACGGAAGGCCGTGGCCGCCCGCCGCGCGCGCGCCTCCCTCAAACGCGACATCGCGACCCGTGTCGTGTCGCCGCAGGAGGTGCTGCGCCGCGCCGACACCGACAGCCTGTCGCCGGCGGGAACGCTCCGCATCACCGACTTCCTCACCGCGCTGCCCGCGATCGGCGAGAGCAAACGCGAACGCATCCTCGCCGAACTCGGAATCTCGAACGTGAAGCGCCTCGCGGGTCTCGGCGTGCGCCAGCGGCGCGCGCTCGACACCTGGCTCGAGGGCCGGTTCCCCGAACCCCGTCCGCGCGGGGCACGAAGCCGGCTGATCGTGCTCGCCGGGCCCACCGCCGTCGGCAAGGGCACGGTCGCCACCCACATACAGGAGCACCATCCGGAGATCCTGCTGTCGGTGTCGGCGACGACGCGGACTCCGCGCCCCAGCGAGGTCGACGGCCAGCACTACTTCTTCGTCGATGACGCCGGCTTCGACGACCTCATCGCCCGGGGCGAGCTCCTCGAGTACGCCACGGTGCACAACGCGCACCGGTACGGCACGCCGCGGGCTCCGATCGACAAAGCCCTCGCGGAGGGACGCACGGTTCTGCTCGAGATCGATCTGCAGGGCGCGCGTCAGGTGCGCGAGGCCGCCCCCGACGCGACGCTGGTGTTCCTGCTTCCGCCCAGCTGGGACGAGCTCGTCCACAGGCTCGTGGGGCGCGGCACCGAGGACGACGAGGAACGAGCCCGCCGGTTGCGTACCGCGCGGGTCGAATTGGCCTCCCAGCACGAGTTCGATTACCGCGTCGTGAACGCGGACGTCGCCGAAGCCGCGCGTGAGGTCGTAGAATTGGCCCAGGCATCTTCGCGCGCATCTTGA
- the pyrF gene encoding orotidine-5'-phosphate decarboxylase, with product MISFGQRLRAALDDHGALCVGIDPHASLLTAWGLEPSAAGAREFGLRVVEASAGRVGVVKPQVAFFEQYGSRGFAALEDVLQAARAADLLVVADAKRGDIGTTMAGYADAWLRPGSPLEADAVTLSPYLGPDSLRASLRMAIAHGKGAFVLAATSNPEAALVQQALVDDDSADVRGRLAARVAHDVGELNMGLPGALGSIGVVIGATVDRAAFGLTDIVIAGMPVLAPGFGAQGADPADLPRLFGYGASNVIANESRSILSVGPAGLAARIEERAALYRGSARG from the coding sequence GTGATCTCATTCGGCCAGCGCCTGCGCGCCGCGCTCGATGACCACGGCGCGTTGTGCGTGGGAATCGATCCGCACGCGAGCCTGCTGACGGCGTGGGGCCTCGAGCCCTCCGCCGCCGGCGCGCGCGAGTTCGGCCTGCGCGTCGTCGAGGCATCGGCCGGACGCGTCGGTGTGGTGAAGCCGCAGGTCGCGTTCTTCGAGCAGTACGGCTCACGGGGATTCGCCGCGCTCGAAGACGTCCTGCAGGCCGCGCGCGCGGCCGACCTGCTGGTCGTCGCCGACGCGAAGCGCGGAGACATCGGCACGACGATGGCCGGATACGCCGACGCGTGGTTGCGACCGGGCTCGCCCCTCGAGGCCGACGCCGTCACGCTCAGCCCCTACCTCGGGCCCGATTCGCTCCGCGCATCGCTGCGGATGGCGATCGCCCACGGGAAGGGCGCGTTCGTGCTGGCCGCAACCAGCAACCCGGAAGCCGCCCTCGTGCAGCAGGCGCTCGTCGACGACGATTCGGCGGACGTGCGGGGCCGCCTCGCGGCCCGCGTCGCGCACGACGTGGGCGAACTGAACATGGGACTGCCCGGTGCGCTCGGCTCGATCGGCGTCGTCATCGGCGCGACCGTCGACCGCGCCGCATTCGGGCTGACCGACATCGTCATCGCCGGCATGCCGGTGCTGGCGCCGGGCTTCGGCGCGCAGGGGGCGGACCCCGCCGACCTGCCGCGTCTATTCGGCTACGGGGCCTCGAACGTGATCGCGAACGAGAGCCGCAGCATCCTGTCCGTCGGGCCCGCGGGCCTCGCGGCGCGGATCGAAGAACGCGCCGCGCTCTACCGGGGGAGTGCCCGTGGTTGA